The following are encoded together in the Mycosarcoma maydis chromosome 4, whole genome shotgun sequence genome:
- a CDS encoding S-adenosylmethionine-dependent methyltransferase (related to MTQ1 - S-adenosylmethionine-dependent methyltransferase), which translates to MLTRTLKAPTSSTRKALHFCSKTNLGSQLGQQLAIFTSSSLSSSAQTRIHAFWTTDEPLLRALRRRQESYRLAQTSARKKSDRFDAVQLAKSEIRWAVQHVRTPSLPLSDTSSKKKNGLTRDQRRRLVWMTRQMTRNNVPLSYLLGSVPFGSLKNELTVRPPVLLPRPETEDWATQVVSVLLNLSREQLDKVRIVDLCTGSGCIALLVADALRTRLGAAGEWKVVACDRSPIAVEIAQENAQKLGFEINQKQSNLHIVQADIFEDGDMDRLAVIAGGPFGLIVSNPPYIPRREWATLSNEVKQHEDPAALIGERDPESAESSSERQRFLDRHGLAFHQRLADLLYRPTFSTSFAPLPRLVAEYGRGQQKQVEQLHVDLKAPKDRLPRVTHVDAQLVIVGLGNATTHPLTRHSIGQVVLDPLLQRLIEMDGKVRARLRAIRDGLEQNRTEAVQSGRVDTTKRPDWSTSVPTTLSIPTSFTSCAATPQELDLDQSCLDLPRQLTKVNGKSGGWSCTLPLLIPSSPATFFSSHPSDSTIFSVNLCLFKPSHAMNLSGVGLKAFLQTRHPYFASTSHSTPSEHASTGTWNTDDILVLQDELDLDFGSVKRKDAGSARGHNGVRDIVARLEIPAVSSTTCASTKRTASNGAEASGPKLTRLRIGIGRPSHSTPKDIWLPASLQSKKAPRVDRWVLSPLTPAELESCRNASQRHDSVIDHVETLTLQWVAERCASLAQHSQVTKDVGSRKDQFGVFRTVWVQ; encoded by the coding sequence ATGTTGACAAGAACCCTCAAAGCCCCAACCAGCAGCACACGCAAAGCGTTACACTTCTGCAGTAAAACCAATCTTGGCAGCCAGCTTGGGCAACAACTCGCCATCTTTACATCATCCTCACTATCATCATCGGCACAAACCAGAATACACGCGTTCTGGACCACTGATGAACCGTTGCTGCGGGCCCTGCGTCGGCGACAAGAGTCGTACCGTCTTGCTCAAACGTCTGCACGAAAGAAATCCGACCGATTCGACGCTGTGCAGCTGGCCAAGTCGGAGATCAGGTGGGCAGTGCAACACGTTCGAACGCCCTCGCTCCCACTCTCGGATACATCgtccaagaagaaaaacGGTTTGACTCGAGATCAACGGAGACGTCTGGTGTGGATGACCAGGCAAATGACCAGGAACAATGTACCTCTATCGTACCTTTTGGGAAGTGTACCGTTTGGATCGTTGAAGAACGAGTTGACGGTGAGACCGCCTGTGCTACTTCCTCGGCCAGAGACAGAAGACTGGGCGACGCAGGTGGTCAGCGTCCTGCTGAATCTGAGCCGCGAGCAGTTAGACAAGGTCCGCATAGTCGATCTTTGTACTGGCTCGGGGTGTATTgcgttgctcgtcgccgaTGCACTTCGAACACGTTTGGGGGCAGCCGGAGAATGGAAGGTGGTAGCATGCGATCGATCGCCCATTGCTGTCGAGATTGCACAGGAAAATGCACAAAAGCTTGGATTCGAGATTAACCAGAAGCAGTCGAACCTGCACATTGTCCAGGCCGACATCTTTGAAGATGGAGATATGGACAGGTTGGCCGTCATAGCAGGAGGGCCGTTTGGGCTGATCGTTAGCAATCCGCCGTACATTCCGCGACGGGAATGGGCTACGCTGTCAAACGaggtcaagcagcacgAAGATCCAGCCGCCTTGATCGGCGAACGCGATCCTGAATCAGCCGAATCCAGCAGCGAAAGGCAGAGGTTTTTAGACCGGCACGGACTAGCATTCCACCAACGCCTCGCTGATCTTCTCTACCGACCCACCTTCTCCACCTCGTTCGCACCGCTGCCTCGACTCGTCGCTGAATACGGCAGGGGtcagcagaagcaagtGGAACAGCTTCACGTCGACCTCAAGGCGCCCAAGGATCGTTTGCCCAGAGTGACGCACGTGGACGCGCAGTTGGTGATAGTCGGATTGGGAAATGCTACGACACATCCGTTGACACGACATTCGATCGGACAGGTGGTTCTGGACCCACTTTTGCAAAGGCTGATTGAGATGGATGGCAAGGTGAGAGCAAGGTTGCGCGCGATACGGGATGGACTCGAGCAAAATAGAACAGAAGCGGTGCAGAGTGGACGTGTGGATACTACTAAAAGACCGGACTGGTCGACATCGGTACCCACAACTCTTTCCATTCCTACTTCGTTCACTTCGTGCGCTGCTACACCGCAAGAGCTCGATCTGGACCAGTCTTGCCTCGACCTGCCACGCCAACTTACCAAAGTCAACGGTAAAAGCGGAGGATGGTCCTGCACCCTACCTCTACTCATCCCCTCTTCACCAGCTACTTTTTTCTCATCGCACCCATCCGATTCGACCATCTTCTCCGTCAATCTCTGCCTGTTCAAGCCGTCCCACGCGATGAATCTGTCCGGCGTAGGCCTCAAGGCGTTCCTGCAGACGCGCCATCCCTACTTCGCCTCCACCAGTCATTCCACACCAAGTGAGCACGCATCAACAGGAACATGGAACACGGACGACATCTTAGTTCTACAAGACGAACTTGACCTGGACTTTGGATCTGTCAAACGGAAAGACGCTGGTAGTGCACGTGGGCACAACGGCGTACGCGATATTGTTGCACGACTCGAGATCCCCGCTGTTTCCTCCACCACTTGCGCATCGACAAAACGAACCGCTTCGAACGGCGCAGAAGCATCCGGACCGAAACTCACTCGGCTACGAATCGGAATCGGTCGACCGTCCCATTCTACACCCAAAGATATTTGGTTGCCCGCATCGCTGCAATCCAAAAAAGCCCCACGTGTCGATCGTTGGGTGCTGTCACCACTCACACCGGCCGAATTGGAAAGCTGTCGAAACGCTAGTCAGCGACACGACAGCGTGATTGACCATGTTGAGACGCTTACCCTTCAGTGGGTCGCAGAACGGTGTGCGAGCTTGGCACAGCATTCGCAGGTGACGAAAGACGTTGGCTCACGGAAGGATCAATTTGGTGTTTTTCGCACTGTCTGGGTGCAGTAA
- a CDS encoding putative potassium channel subunit beta: protein MAPTAANPKDCPEYDPKNMIFRRLGGSGLRVSLFSLGGWLTYGGTVNSDETKQIMKLAFENGINTFDTAEVYSAGQCEVDMGKAIRDLNLRRSDLVLITKVFFGTGGKDPNARGLSRKHIIEAATASLERSGLSYWDVIMAHRPDPTVPMDEIVRGFNRLIESDKCFYWGTSEWSAQQIEEAHSVANRLNLIPPIADQCQYNMFHRERPEKEYDPLYKSHSYGTTIWSPLASGLLTGKYNNGIPAGSRFDTNKSFFDNTVKELQTAEGQAKIEKVKKLTEIADSLGTKVTNLALAWCAKNPNVSTVILGASKPEQIIENLKSLDLIEKLTPDIMSQIDEVLGNKPALPPLYGR from the exons ATGGCTCccaccgctgccaaccCAAAAGATTGTCCCGAGTATGATCCCAAGAACATGATCTTCCGCCGTCTGGGTGGCTCGGGGTTGCGCGTCTCGCTGTTTTCGCTCGGCGGATGGCTGACGTACGGCGGCACGGTCAACAGCGACGAAACCAAGCAGATCATGAAACTCGCTTTCGAGAACGGCATCAACACGTTTGACACGGCCGAGGTGTACTCGGCAGGTCAGTGCGAGGTCGACATGGGCAAGGCGATCCGCGATCTGAATCTGCGTCGAAGTGACTTGGTTCTGATTACCAAGGTTTTCTTTGGAACGGGTGGTAAGGATCCAAATGCTCGCGGGCTGAGCAGGAAGCACATCATCGAAGCTGCTACTGCATCGCTTGAGCGTTCTGGTCTGTCGTACTGGGATGTGATCATGGCGCACCGCCCGGATCCCACGGTTCCCATGGACGAGATCGTGCGCGGATTCAATCGTCTGATCGAGAGCGACAAGTGCTTCTACTGGGGCACCTCGGAGTGGTCTGCGCAGCAGATTGAGGAGGCGCACTCGGTCGCTAACCGTCTCAACCTCATCCCACCCATCGCCGACCAATGCCAGTACAACATGTTCCACCGCGAACGCCCCGAGAAGGAGTACGATCCGCTGTACAAATCGCACAGCTACGGCACCACGATCTGGTCTCCACTGGCCTCGGGTCTGCTAACAGGTAAATACAACAACGGCATACCTGCGGGGTCTCGCTTTGATACCAACAAGAGCTTCTTCGATAACACGGTCAAAGAGCTTCAAACCGCTGAGGGTCAAGCCAAGATTGAGAAAGTGAAAAAGTTGACCGAGATTGCCGACAGTTTGGGCACCAAGGTGACCAATCTAGCTCTCGCTTGGTGCGCTAAAAACCCT AACGTCTCGACCGTCATTCTGGGAGCTTCCAAGCCGGAACAGATCATCGAGAACCTCAAGTCGCTGGATCTGATCGAAAAGCTGACACCCGATATCATGTCGCAGATCGATGAGGTGTTGGGCAACAAGCCCGCCCTGCCTCCGCTGTACGGAAGGTAA
- a CDS encoding putative organic acid transmembrane transporter — protein MAELNGLAPRHPLLSQGQKDVLAGTVGGIAQVLVGQPLDILKVRLQTSPPGTYTGMLDCATRIVRNEGPLAFYKGTLTPLLGVGACVSIQFGVVEALKRQLRASNVSSGRKEDLTYTQFYLAGGVAGLANSFVAGPVEHIRIRLQTQPSPPLYRGPMDCLKQMLSSSGIFHGVYRGQLATFVREFHGMGMYFLTYEALVEYKLKSSQLSRDQLPATYAMFSGAMAGYALWLTAYPADIIKSKLQTDSLDPHNRSYKGALDCVQQTFKHDGIKGFFRGLLPTLVRSPFANAATFVAFEFAARNLKHV, from the coding sequence ATGGCGGAGCTCAACGGTCTCGCGCCTAGGCACCCTCTGCTGTCGCAAGGTCAGAAAGACGTGCTTGCCGGAACAGTCGGTGGTATCGCGCAGGTGCTTGTTGGTCAACCGCTGGATATCCTCAAGGTGCGACTGCAGACGTCGCCACCGGGGACGTATACGGGCATGTTGGACTGTGCCACGCGCATCGTACGCAACGAAGGCCCTTTGGCATTCTACAAGGGAACGCTCACGCCGTTGCTCGGTGTTGGAGCGTGCGTTTCGATCCAGTTTGGTGTAGTCGAGGCTTTGAAGCGCCAGTTGCGCGCGTCCAACGTGTCGTCTGGAAGAAAAGAGGATCTGACGTACACACAGTTCTACTTGGCAGGTGGTGTTGCCGGGTTGGCTAACAGTTTCGTCGCTGGTCCCGTAGAGCACATTCGTATCCGGCTACAGACGCAACCGTCGCCACCGTTGTATCGTGGACCGATGGATTGCCTGAAACAGAtgctctcgtcgtcagGCATCTTCCACGGCGTCTACCGTGGACAGCTTGCCACGTTTGTGCGCGAGTTTCATGGGATGGGAATGTACTTTCTCACCTACGAAGCTCTGGTCGAGTACAAGCTGAAATCCTCCCAGCTCAGCCGAGACCAACTGCCGGCTACGTACGCCATGTTCTCAGGTGCCATGGCAGGCTACGCACTCTGGCTGACCGCATACCCTGCCGACATCATCAAAAGCAAACTCCAaaccgactcgctcgatcCGCACAATCGGTCGTACAAAGGTGCGCTCGATTGCGTCCAACAGACATTCAAACACGACGGCATCAAGGGCTTCTTCCGTGGTCTACTACCCACCCTGGTCAGAAGCCCGTTTGCCAACGCGGCTACGTTTGTCGCCTTCGAATTCGCCGCTAGAAACTTGAAGCATGTCTAG
- a CDS encoding exosome non-catalytic core subunit RRP40 (related to RRP40 - protein involved in ribosomal RNA processing, component of the exosome complex), protein MTIVLPGDVVPVASSSAIKLGPGILPSVSSASQLSAIRAGALGQISSSSSTPTCDRDRKDHVYWVETNTTRYVASASDSVIGQITNRGAESYTVSLFGAHSATLPALSFQGATKRHKPNLRIGSLVYARVVSADRFTEPELTCVNPVTGKSDGFGHLKTTNERGERSGCAMLVRCSVGLAKSLLRPTHTLLKQIATHFAFEAAVGANGAVWIRADHPKHVIAVSKVLHAADLHPTYLHSEHAAHDTTHNVEVDAQHVVKHRAANLDAKTVRSLVMEFV, encoded by the exons ATGACGATCGTGCTGCCAGGAGACGTCGTACCGGTGGCTTCGAGCTCAGCCATCAAGCTGGGGCCAGGGATTTTACCGAGCGTCTCGTCAGCGTCACAGTTAAGCGCGATTCGAGCCGGCGCGTTAGGCcagatctcgtcgtcctcctcgacgCCGACTTGCGATCGCGATCGAAAAGACCATGTCTACTGGGTGGAAACTAATACAACACGCTACGTGGCATCTGCCTCGGACAGCGTGATTGGTCAGATCACTAACCGGGGTGCCGAATCTTATACGGTGTCGCTGTTCGGTGCGCACTCGGCTACGCTGCCAGCGCTCAGCTTTCAAGGCGCGACCAAACGGCATAAGCCGAATCTGCGCATCGGCTCACTCGTCTATGCACGTGTGGTCTCCGCAGACCGATTTACAGAACCGGAATTGACTTGCGTCAACCCAGTCACTGGAAAGAGCGATGGCTTCGGCCATCTAAAGACCACCAACGAACGCGGAGAGCGCTCAGGCTGTGCAATGCTCGTCAGGTGTTCCGTAGGTTTGGCTAAAAG CCTCTTGCGCCCAACTCATACATTGCTCAAACAGATCGCAACGCACTTTGCTTTCGAAGCGGCCGTAGGCGCCAACGGTGCCGTATGGATCCGAGCGGATCATCCAAAACACGTCATCGCCGTCTCGAAAGTGTTGCACGCCGCCGACTTGCATCCAACATACCTCCATTCTGAACACGCTGCACACGATACCACGCACAacgtcgaggtggatgcgcAACACGTGGTCAAACACAGAGCTGCAAATCTCGACGCCAAGACGGTGCGGTCGTTGGTCATGGAGTTTGTGTAG
- a CDS encoding uncharacterized protein (related to YAK1 - ser/thr protein kinase), giving the protein MSRNSAAFFGDDVNSLPLHNDPHVGINMSGLDALGAQHPSMAANNPYPPSPSSIRSPHSSHGHASSSTKYTHPANSSATPAAANYTSPRLHHSQAATFSLTDASGVSERYSFDNQQQQQHHHQHLASQPAYRNDALGRSLSMGHGSQASQSRSASHASVAGSSMYLSPQSGTNQATASSSSPSHTSSGGTATHLSSLSPTGMRHSSFISSSSSSGGAGARGGSTTANSPHSSYTGLPSLSSGSSHPASLLPAPQMLTSPYSNHSSRRSSNAMDTSGSSIRDAASTNPYSPNTSHSSRFTSSNATAAASAPRTGSHDSSNLMDVSSPRETARSPRQLTHRSSQQQLSHQYATSGAAGLGDLSDTLPYAYHSTQNHAQQSAPSSYLSSNARPSGGYATSSQAAGALWPSGDPASGRASMILDPASRDRSGDSTSHNSAIYGDGTSFAQHGLGIGSVGNMTTASDNSRTSSARRELASSGRPSRRSQGFRRVRDFDDLRPVIDKSVAAASGAAAVSDGKAATAAARATSRRADPAGGFVSPLKALTAYLHHTYHLVNPAFFYELSFNPRRVLTKPSKPVQNEGRDNEESDYILYVNDWLGTEEGHKYLILDILGQGTFGQVVKCQDMTTHEIVAVKVIKNKPAYFHQSMMEVTVLEMLNGNWDPNDEHHILRLKDTFIHAKHLCLVLELLSSNLYELIKQNSFQGLSTSLVRVFTAQLLDALTVLNEARLIHCDLKPENILLKTLQTPSIKLVDFGSACHEKQTVYTYIQSRFYRSPEVLLGLPYSSAIDMWSLGCIAVELFLGLPLFPGTSEYNQICRIVEMLGLPPQWMLDNGKQTQEFFSVYTDEFGRKSYRLKSLEQYSKEHNVQEQPSKKYFKATTLPDIVKTYPMSRKSGKSADVHKEMANRSSFIDFVTGLLNMNPHERWTPQQAKLHPFITGEKFVKPFRPPLVPTAASITATPSSSRPKTSDASKHPYGGLVPQQTSSRPSNKTFQDAAAYNQHLAQQQAYHSAAARQQAQPVLNNPYAREEAANAQAAAEAKAVAKAQAAQLAQMQQQQQQQQQQQQQYNARHSMAVPPSGYYGGADDASGQRRSDNRLSMIPPQLAKLGLDPSLAAGQNMAGLVNRDDPLREWERRQNGLAPLSAANMSSSGKKRQSANYQQLDALQQQAELGGGWVGGTSSSNSSGGGGGGGWDQAMLGKTGASGSGSFSVVVDGSQERLGAGSGSNLAGMTGTGIAAPPAAYSSGSGAGAMGRYQTSPGLGYMNGAPTVSVSLSNGGGNMSASTLPFDIYDAGMANLLPPSLTPVRIQDRDQHLHLHQQQQQQQQQQQAQQQQAYLQHQYAALQARDKQSQQQQRRDGSGTGGFGGL; this is encoded by the coding sequence ATGTCGAGAAATTCAGCTGCCTTCTTTGGCGACGACGTCAACTCGCTTCCGCTCCACAACGATCCCCACGTCGGTATCAACATGTCGGGCCTCGACGCTTTGGGTGCCCAACATCCCAGCATGGCTGCCAACAATCCGTATCCTCCCAGTCCCTCCTCGATACGCTCGCCGCACTCATCTCACGGTCacgcctcttcctcgactAAATACACACACCCCGCCAATTCCAGCGCAACCCCGGCCGCGGCCAACTACACTTCGCCACGCCTCCACCATTCACAAGCAGCCACGTTCAGCCTGACGGATGCTTCTGGTGTATCGGAGCGATATTCCTTTGAcaatcagcagcagcagcaacatcatcatcagcatctcgCTTCCCAACCAGCCTACCGCAACGATGCCCTGGGTCGTTCACTTTCCATGGGCCATGGCTCGCAGGCCAGTCAGTCAAGATCCGCCTCTCATGCCTCCGTCGCCGGCTCCTCCATGTATCTCTCTCCGCAATCAGGTACAAACCAAGCCACTGCCTCCAGCTCTTCACCGAGCcacaccagcagcggcggcacTGCAACCCATCTATCATCCCTATCGCCCACCGGCATGCGACACAGCAGcttcatcagcagcagtagcagcagcggcggcgctgGCGCCCGTGGCGGCAGTACAACCGCCAATTCACCTCATAGCTCCTACACTGGCCTTCCCAGCCTCTCTTCCGGCTCATCGCATCCTGCCAGCCTACTTCCCGCCCCACAGATGCTTACCAGTCCTTACAGCAATCACAGCAGTCGTCGATCCTCGAATGCCATGGACACATCTGGCTCCTCAATACGTGACGCCGCCTCGACGAATCCGTATAGCCCCAACACATCCCACTCGAGCCGCttcaccagcagcaacgcaaccgccgctgcttccgcgCCCAGAACCGGTAGCCATGATTCATCCAACCTGATGGATGTCAGCTCTCCACGCGAGACCGCCAGGTCGCCCCGTCAGCTTACTCACCGTTCCTCTCAGCAACAGCTCTCGCATCAGTATGCTACCTCCGGCGCCGCTGGCCTCGGCGATCTCTCTGATACTCTGCCATACGCCTACCATTCCACTCAGAATCACGCCCAGCAGTCTGCTCCATCCTCGTATCTCTCCTCCAACGCGCGCCCGTCTGGTGGCTATGCAACCTCATCGCAGGCGGCTGGCGCACTGTGGCCGTCCGGCGACCCCGCCTCAGGCCGCGCCAGCATGATCCTCGACCCAGCATCTCGTGACAGATCGGGCGACAGCACCTCGCACAACTCGGCCATCTATGGCGACGGCACCTCTTTTGCACAGCATGGCTTGGGCATCGGCTCGGTTGGCAATATGACCACTGCGTCCGACAACTCGAGAACAAGCTCAGCGCGACGCGAGCTGGCCTCCTCGGGACGCCCCTCTCGTCGCAGCCAAGGTTTCCGTCGTGTGCGCGACTTTGACGATCTGCGACCCGTCATTGACAAAAGcgtggcagcagcatcgggTGCCGCTGCTGTCTCGGACGGCaaagcagcgacagcagcagcacgcgcCACGTCGCGGCGTGCTGATCCAGCAGGCGGCTTTGTGAGCCCGCTCAAGGCTTTGACCGCGTACCTGCATCACACCTACCACCTTGTCAATCCAGCCTTCTTTTACGAGCTCAGCTTCAACCCACGACGAGTGCTCACCAAACCTAGCAAGCCCGTCCAGAACGAGGGCAGGGATAATGAGGAGAGCGACTACATTCTCTACGTCAACGATTGGCTTGGAACCGAAGAGGGTCACAAGTACCTCAttctcgacatcctcggTCAGGGTACATTCGGTCAGGTCGTCAAGTGCCAGGACATGACAACGCACGAGATTGTCGCCGTCAAGGTCATCAAGAATAAACCCGCCTACTTCCACCAGAGCATGATGGAGGTAAcggtgctcgagatgcttaACGGCAATTGGGATCCGAATGACGAACACCACATCTTGCGGCTCAAGGACACCTTTATCCATGCAAAGCATCTCTGCTtggtgctggagctgctctcgtcgaACCTGTACGAGCTGATCAAACAAAACTCATTCCAGGGTCTCAGCACAAGCTTGGTCCGAGTGTTTACCgcgcagctgctggatgCATTGACCGTACTGAACGAAGCACGTCTAATCCATTGCGATCTGAAACCCGAGAACATCTTGCTCAAGACACTGCAAACACCTtcgatcaagctcgtcgactttggctcggCATGCCACGAAAAGCAAACCGTCTATACCTATATCCAATCACGCTTCTATCGCTCTCCCGAGGTGTTGCTCGGTCTGCCCTACAGTTCAGCCATCGACATGTGGTCGTTGGGATGCATTGCAGTCGAGCTTTTTCTCGGCCTGCCGCTGTTCCCGGGTACAAGCGAATACAACCAGATCTGCCGAatcgtcgagatgcttgGCTTACCGCCACAATGGATGCTGGACAACGGCAAGCAGACGCAAGAGTTTTTTAGCGTCTACACGGACGAATTCGGCCGCAAGAGCTACCGActcaagtcgctcgagcagTACTCAAAGGAACACAACGTGCAAGAGCAGCCTTCGAAAAAGTACTTCAAGGCGACGACGTTGCCGGACATTGTCAAGACGTATCCCATGTCTCGAAAAAGTGGCAAGTCGGCCGATGTACACAAGGAAATGGCCAACCGTAGCAGCTTCATCGACTTTGTCACGGGTCTGCTCAACATGAACCCGCACGAGCGATGGACGCCGCAGCAGGCCAAGCTGCATCCGTTCATTACGGGCGAAAAGTTTGTCAAGCCGTTCCGACCCCCTCTTGTGCCCACGGCTGCTTCGATTACGGCTACTCCGTCGTCATCGAGGCCCAAGACGTCGGATGCATCCAAGCATCCATACGGAGGACTAGTACCGCAGCAAACttcatctcgaccatcgAACAAGACGTTCCAGGATGCGGCTGCGTACAACCAGCATTtggcacagcagcaagcatATcactcggcagcagctcgtcagcAGGCGCAACCCGTGCTCAACAACCCATATGCCCGAGAAGAGGCGGCCAACGCACAGGCTGCAGCGGAGGCCAAAGCGGTTGCCAAAGCACAGGCCGCTCAGCTGGCCCAAatgcagcaacagcagcagcagcagcagcagcagcagcagcaataCAATGCACGTCATTCCATGGCGGTGCCTCCTTCGGGCTACTATGGAGGTGCCGATGATGCCAGCGGACAGAGAAGGTCGGACAACCGGCTGAGCATGATTCCGCCTCAACTGGCCAAGCTTGGGCTTGAtccgagcttggctgcagGGCAGAACATGGCTGGCTTGGTGAATCGAGACGATCCGTTGCGAGAGTGGGAGCGAAGGCAGAACGGGCTTGCGCCTTTGTCAGCGGCCAACATGAGCAGCAGTGGCAAGAAGCGGCAAAGTGCCAACTACCAGCAGCTGGAtgcgttgcagcagcaagctgagcttggtggAGGTTGGGTCGGAGGGactagcagcagcaacagcagtggtggtggtggtggtggtggatgggACCAGGCGATGCTCGGAAAGACGGGAGCGAGTGGCTCGGGTAGCTTCTCTGTTGTTGTCGATGGGTCTCAGGAGAGGTTGGGTGCAGGAAGCGGTAGCAATTTGGCGGGTATGACGGGGACAGGGATTGCGGCTCCACCTGCAGCTTACTCTTCTGGATCGGGGGCGGGGGCCATGGGTCGATACCAGACGTCGCCTGGTTTGGGGTACATGAACGGCGCACCTACCGTGTCTGTCTCTCTTAGCAACGGTGGTGGTAACATGAGTGCGTCCACCTTGCCATTCGACATCTACGATGCGGGCATGGCGAACTTGCTCCCACCATCTCTGACCCCGGTTCGCAttcaagatcgagatcagcatctgcatctgcatcagcagcagcagcagcagcagcaacagc